GGCGGCTGTTGGAATACTTCCACATTGCACAGTCGCATCGGCAGGGACGCCGGTTAGCACTGGTGGTGTATTATCTACAACCGTTAAAGTTTGTGTAGCAGTCATTGTATTGCCACAAGCATCCGTAGCGGTCCAGGTCCTGGTAATAGTGCCGCAGCCATCAACTACGGTAGTTGTCTCATTAAAGGTCACTGGCACAGTTGGATCACAATTATCTGTGGCTGTCACGGTTGCAGCGGTGGGTATACTTCCACATTGAACCGTTGCATCTGCAGGAACACCGGTTAATACGGGTGGTGTGTTATCAACAACGGTTAATGTTTGCATTGCAGTCACCGTATTACCGCAGGCATCGGTCGCAGTCCAGGTACGGGTAATGGTACCGCAGCCATCTGTTACACTAACCACTTCATTAAAGGTCACTGGTACTGTTGGGTCACAATTATCAGTGGCAGTCACGGTAGCGGCTACAGGGATACTGCTACATTGTACGGTGGCATCAGCAGGTACGCTCGTTAATACCGGGGGCGTATTATCAACAACAGTCAGCGTTTGTGTCGCAGTCACTGTATTACCGCAGGCATCCGTAGCAGTCCAGGTCCTGGTGATCGTACCGCAGCCATCCACTACAGTGCTGGTCTCTGCAAAAGTCACAGGAACAGTAGGGTCACAATTATCTGTGGCAGTCAATGTTGCAGCAGCAGGAATAGAACCACACTGAACAGTCGCATCAACTGGTATTCCCGTTAATACCGGCGGTGTGTTGTCTTGGACAGTAAGCGTTTGCGTAGCAGTTACCGTGTTGCCGCAGGCATCCGTAGCAGTCCATGTTCTGGTAATAATTCCGCAGCCATCAACTACAGTGCTGGTCTCTGCAAAGGTTACAGGAACCGTCGGATCACAATTATCAGAGGCAGTCACAGTGGCTGCAGTAGGGATACTACCGCATTGAACGGTGGCATCAGCAGGTAGGCCGGTTAATACCGGCGGGGTATTGTCTTGGACAGTCAGCGTTTGTGTGGCAGTTACTGTATTACCACAGGCGTCAGTAGCTGTCCATGTCCTGGTGATCGTACCACAACCATCTGCTACGGTACTGGTCTCTGCAAAAGTCACAGATACTGTAGGATCACAATTATCTGTCGCTGTAACTGTCGCAGCGGCTGGTATACTTCCACATTGAAGAGTCGCATCGGCAGGAACACCAGAAAGTGCCGGTGGCGTATTATCAGTTACAGTCAGCGTTTGTGTAGCTGTCACCGTATTGCCGCAGGCGTCAGTGGCCGTCCAGATCCTGGTGATGGTGCCACAACCGTCAGCCACGGTGCTGGTTTCTATCATTGTTACCGGTACAGTTGGATCGCAATTGTCTGTTGCAGTAACTGTCGCAGCCGTTGGTATGGCTCCACACTGAACGGTAGCATCGGCAGGAACACCGATGAGAACTGGTGGAGTGTTGTCTTGAAGTGTCAGGGTTTGAGTAGCAGTCACCGTATTACCACAAGCATCAGTAGCTGTCCATGTTCTGGTAATAGTTCCGCAACCATCAACTACTGTACTGGCCTCGACATAAGTCACCGGCACAGTCGGATCACAATTGTCTGTGGCTGTCACGGTAGCAGGGGTTGGGATTGCACCGCATTGAACCGTTGCATCAGCAGGAACTCCGGTAAGTACTGGGGGAGTATTATCAACAACAGTTAAGGTTTGTGTTGCAGTCACCGTATTACCACAAGCATCGGTGGCGGTCCAGGTTCTGGTAATGGTTCCACAACCATCGGTTACGGTGCTCGTTTCTGACATTGTAACCGGTACACTCGGATCGCAGTTGTCTGTTGCATTCACTGTTGCCGCTGCAGGAATACTGCCACATTGTACCGTGGCATCGACAGGAACGCCGGTTAGTACAGGAGGTATATTATCAGTTACTGTCAGAGTTTGTGTTGTGGTCACCATGTTACCACAAGCATCGGTGGCCGTCCAGGTTCGGATAATGGTTCCGCAACCATCAACAACAGTACTGGTCTCATTATAAGTTACAGGAACGGTAGGGTCACAATTGTCTGTAGCGGTTACTGTTGCTGCAGCAGGAACAGCGCCACACTGAACGGTTGCATCGGTAGGGACGCCAGTGAGTACCGGAGGTATATTATCAGTTACAGTTAAAGTCTGAGTTGCTGTCACGGTATTACCACAGGCATCCGTTGCAGTCCAGGTCCGGGTAATGGTACCGCATCCATCAACAACAGCAGTGGTCTCATTAAAAGTTACCGGCACAGTCGGGTCACAATTATCTGAGGCTGTCACGGTTGCAGCGGTTGGTATGCTACCACATTGAACGATTGCATCGGCAGGGACGCCGGAGAGTACTGGCGGTGTGTTGTCTACAACTGTTAAAGTTTGTATTGCAGTTACTATATTACCGCAGGCATCGGCCGCAGTCCAGGTGCGGGTAATGGTGCCGCAACCATCAGTTACACTAATTGCTTCATTAAAGGTCACTGCCACAGTCGGATCACAATTATCTGTAGCAGTCACGGTAGCTGCAACAGGAATAGCACCGCATTGAACAGTCGCATCAGCAGGTACACCGGTTAATACGGGCGGTGTATTGTCTTGTACTGTCAGTGTCTGTGTTGCAGTCACGGTATTACCACAGGCATCAGTAGCAGTCCAGGTCCGAGTAATCGTGCCACAGCCATCTGCAACACTAGTAGTTTCTGCGAACGTTACAGGGACTGTCGGGTCGCAATTATCAGTAGCACTCACTGTTGCTGCAGCAGGAATACTTCCACACTGAACCGTAGCATCAGCAGGAACACCGATGAGCACTGGTGGCGTATTATCAACAACAGTCAACGTTTGTGTTGCAGTCACCGTATTGCCGCAGGCGTCAGTTGCGGTCCATGTACGAGTAATGGTGCCACAACCATCGGCAACACTAATCACTTCATTAAAGGTCACTGGTACTGTTGGGTCACAATTATCAGTGGCTGTCACGGTCGCAGCAGTTGGAATAGCGCCACATTGCATGGTTGCATCGGCAGGTACACCAGAGAGTACCGGTGGAGTATTATCTACAACCGTTAATGTTTGGGTTGCTGTCGCAGTATTGCCACAAGCATCCGTAGCCGTCCAGGTGCGGGTAATGGTGCCACAACCGTCAGCCACGGTGCTGGTTTCTGTCATTGTTACAGGCACAGTCGGGTCGCAATTGTCAGTTGCCATCACTGTTGCTGCAGCAGGAATACTGCCACACTGAACAGTGGCATCGACAGGAACACCAGAGAGCACCGGTGGCGTATTATCGACTACTGTCAGGGTTTGCGTAGCAGTCACCGTATTGCCACAGGCATCGGTTGCCGTCCATGTGCGGGTAATGGTACCACAGCCATCAACAACAGTACTGGTCTCGGTCATTGTAACCGGCACAGTCGGGTCGCAATTATCGGTGGCCGTCACAGTTGCAGCGGTCGGTATGCTACCACATTGTACTGTGACATCGGCAGGTACACCAGTTAATACAGGCGGAGTATTATCAATAACAGTCAGGGTTTGTGTTGCAGTTGCCGTATTGCCACAGGCATCCGTAGCAGTCCAGGTGCGGGTAATAGTTCCGCATCCATCTACTACGGTAGTTGTCTCATTAAAGGTCACAGGAACAGTCGGGTCGCAATTATCTGTCGCTGTAACTGTAGCAGCGGTTGGTATACTTCCACATTGCACGATAGCATCTACCGGGACGCCGGTTAATACTGGAGGCATGTTATCAACAACAGTTAAAGTCTGTGTAGCAGTCACTGTATTGCCACAGGCATCCGTAGCAGTCCATGTTCTGGTAATAGTTCCGCATCCATCTACTACGGTAGTTGTCTCATTAAAGGTCACAGGTACAGTCGGATCACAATTGTCAGTGGCAGTTACGGTTGCGGCTGTTGGGATTGCGCCACACTGAACAGTCGCATCGGCTGGGACTCCACTAAGTACTGGTGGAGCATTATCAGTTACCGTCAAAGTTTGCGTAGCAGTTACCGTATTACCACAGGCATCGGTGGCGGTCCAGGTCCTGGTAATGGTTCCACAACCATCGGTTACACTAATTACTTCACTAAAGGTCACTGGTACAGTAGGATCGCAATTGTCAGTTGCCATCACGGTTGCTGCTGCAGGGATAGCACCACACTGAACGGTTACATCTGCAGGCACGCCGGTTAATACCGGTGGTATATTGTCTTGTATAGTCAGCGTTTGAGTTGCAGTTACGGTATTGCCGCAGGCATCAGTAGCCGTCCAGGTACGGGTGATGGTTCCGCAGCCTTCAATTACGCTAATTACTTCATTAAATGTCACTGCCACAGTCGGGTCACAATTATCAGTGGCAGTCACTGTTGCAGCTGCAGGGATAGCGCC
This genomic stretch from Paraflavitalea devenefica harbors:
- a CDS encoding HYR-like domain-containing protein; this translates as ATQILTVTDNIPPVLTGVPADATVQCGSIPAVATVTATDNCDPTVPVTFAETSTVVDGCGIITRTWTATDACGNTVTATQTLTVVDNTPPVFTGVPADATVQCGAIPAAATVTATDNCDPTVPVTFNEVISVTGGCGTITRTWSATDVCGNTVTATQTFTVVDNTPPVLSGVPADATVQCGSVPAAATVTASDNCDPNVPVTLTETSTVVDGCGTITRIWTATDACGNTATAMQTLTVTDNEPPVLSGVPADATVQCGSIPAAATVTAADNCDPTAPVTFNEVISVTDGCGTITRTWTATDACGNTVTATQTLTVVDNTPPVLTGVPANATVQCGSIPTAATVTATDNCDPTISVTFAETSTVVEGCGTITRTWTATDACGNTTTATQTLTVVDNTPPVLTGVPADATVQCGSIPVAAIVTAAGNCDPTVPVVFAETSTVVDGCGTITRAWTATDACGNTVTATQTLTVVDNTPPVLIGVPTDATVQCGAIPAAATVTATDNCDPTAPVTFNEVVTVTDGCGTITRTWTSTDACGNTVTATQTLTVQDNTPPVLTGVPADATVQCGSIPTAATVTATDNCDPTVLVTLAETSTVADGCGTITRTWTATDACGNTVTATQTLTVVDNTPPALTGVPADATVQCGVIQTPVTVTATDNCDPTVPVTMTETSTVADGCGTITRTWTSTDACGNTATATQTLTVVDNTPPVLSGIPADITVQCGSIPAAATVTATDNCDPTVPVTFAEISNVVDGCGTITRTWTATDACGNTVTATQTLTVQDNTPPVLTGVPADATVQCGSIPTAATVTATDNCDPTVPVTMTETSSVADGCGTITRIWTATDACGNTTTATQILTVVDNTPPVLTGIPADVTVQCGAIPAAATVTATDNCDPTVAVTFNEVISVIEGCGTITRTWTATDACGNTVTATQTLTIQDNIPPVLTGVPADVTVQCGAIPAAATVMATDNCDPTVPVTFSEVISVTDGCGTITRTWTATDACGNTVTATQTLTVTDNAPPVLSGVPADATVQCGAIPTAATVTATDNCDPTVPVTFNETTTVVDGCGTITRTWTATDACGNTVTATQTLTVVDNMPPVLTGVPVDAIVQCGSIPTAATVTATDNCDPTVPVTFNETTTVVDGCGTITRTWTATDACGNTATATQTLTVIDNTPPVLTGVPADVTVQCGSIPTAATVTATDNCDPTVPVTMTETSTVVDGCGTITRTWTATDACGNTVTATQTLTVVDNTPPVLSGVPVDATVQCGSIPAAATVMATDNCDPTVPVTMTETSTVADGCGTITRTWTATDACGNTATATQTLTVVDNTPPVLSGVPADATMQCGAIPTAATVTATDNCDPTVPVTFNEVISVADGCGTITRTWTATDACGNTVTATQTLTVVDNTPPVLIGVPADATVQCGSIPAAATVSATDNCDPTVPVTFAETTSVADGCGTITRTWTATDACGNTVTATQTLTVQDNTPPVLTGVPADATVQCGAIPVAATVTATDNCDPTVAVTFNEAISVTDGCGTITRTWTAADACGNIVTAIQTLTVVDNTPPVLSGVPADAIVQCGSIPTAATVTASDNCDPTVPVTFNETTAVVDGCGTITRTWTATDACGNTVTATQTLTVTDNIPPVLTGVPTDATVQCGAVPAAATVTATDNCDPTVPVTYNETSTVVDGCGTIIRTWTATDACGNMVTTTQTLTVTDNIPPVLTGVPVDATVQCGSIPAAATVNATDNCDPSVPVTMSETSTVTDGCGTITRTWTATDACGNTVTATQTLTVVDNTPPVLTGVPADATVQCGAIPTPATVTATDNCDPTVPVTYVEASTVVDGCGTITRTWTATDACGNTVTATQTLTLQDNTPPVLIGVPADATVQCGAIPTAATVTATDNCDPTVPVTMIETSTVADGCGTITRIWTATDACGNTVTATQTLTVTDNTPPALSGVPADATLQCGSIPAAATVTATDNCDPTVSVTFAETSTVADGCGTITRTWTATDACGNTVTATQTLTVQDNTPPVLTGLPADATVQCGSIPTAATVTASDNCDPTVPVTFAETSTVVDGCGIITRTWTATDACGNTVTATQTLTVQDNTPPVLTGIPVDATVQCGSIPAAATLTATDNCDPTVPVTFAETSTVVDGCGTITRTWTATDACGNTVTATQTLTVVDNTPPVLTSVPADATVQCSSIPVAATVTATDNCDPTVPVTFNEVVSVTDGCGTITRTWTATDACGNTVTAMQTLTVVDNTPPVLTGVPADATVQCGSIPTAATVTATDNCDPTVPVTFNETTTVVDGCGTITRTWTATDACGNTMTATQTLTVVDNTPPVLTGVPADATVQCGSIPTAATVTATDNCDPTVSVTFAETSTVLDGCGTITRIWTATDACGNTVTASQTLTVQDNTPPVLTGVPAAATVQCGSIPAPAAVTATDNCDPTVPVIFSETNSVVDGCGTIIRTWTATDACGNTVTATQTLTVQDNIPPVLISVPADVTVQCGNVPAAATVTATDNCDPTVPVTFAETSTVVDGCGTITRTWATTDACGNTTTATQTLTVTDNTPPVLTGVPADATVQCGSVPVAATVTASDNCDSNVPVAFNETTTVTDGCGTITRTWTATDACGNTVTASQTLTVQDNTPPVLTGIPADATVQCGSIPAAATLTATDNCDPTVPVTFTETTTVVDGCGTIARTWTATDACGNTVTATQTLTVQDNTPPVLTGAPADATVQCGAIPTAATVTATDNCDPTVTVTMTETSTVVDGCGTITRIWTATDACGNTVTATQILTVVDNIPPVLTGIPADATVQCGTIPVAATVTATDNCDPTIPVTFAETSTVVDGCGTITRTWTAADACGNTVTATQTLTVA